The region ACATCAGACACTCGGCTTTATTATTTGCATATTGGTCACTATCAGCTGAGCGGCTGATATAGCCCGTTCTTACGACTCTAAGCTCGTTACTACAAAAGAGTGCCTGATATGGTGCGCATAGCGAGGCCAGTTTGACAGTCTTTATGGCCCTTTTTTTAATGCGCTAGGAAGCGACTTACTGACCCGGACAATACTCAGCCAGCGGTGTCTTTGTCAATCGGTAAAGACTAAGGCAGTGAGACGAGCCTGAAGAAAGGGACAAGGTGTGATTCTGCTTGTTCGTGGCTATACTTTGACGGAAACCAAGCAACAAGTAAGGCATTGATTGGACTTGCTTGTTGCGACGAGTCGTGTCTACAATACTCACTCGGTATTTGGGGTTGGCCAAAAAATAGAGACCCAATGTACATTCTTTATAATCTATCCGGTTTGTGGATTGCGGTTGTAAGAGGAGTAGATGGTCCAAAGTAAGGCGCAGTCGAATAGTCCTTGTGGGCGATGAGTATTGACAAGTAGTCGACTGTCAATTCCAGTTCGTCGAACCTAGCTCAACGGATGAAGTCAGTCATCTCTTAAACGCTCACTGCTGAAGTTGCCATGGAAGTCTTTCACGCCCTATTCCAAGGATGGAGAGAGTACGTCTTAGCCCACCTAGAAGACTGAACGACTGCGATATGGCGGATATAGGCGGCCACGGATTGGACATGGACGGAGTCTATGTCTTTTAGGGCGAGTATGCGTAGAGCTCACCCCTTCTGACGGCCCATTCCAGGGCACTTGGGTAGGGGAGGCACCCAAAGCATTCTCTGCAGAATACAACGTGGACCCCGGAGGGACCAGCATTCAAATTCGAGCTTTTGCCGCTTCACTTGCCGTGCTGAATTATCGTTCTAGACCGAGACGATGATATCCAAGCAAGGGACGAGCGAGCCTGACCTAAGAGGCTTAAGACGACAATGTTGAGATGTTGTGGGTAACGTGATAAGGTCTCCCTGGTCATGCGGAGACGAGCCCCGGGGTAGGTCAGATACGTGTGATCGTGCCTAGATTCTGCAAGCAGTGATATGCTGTAGCATGCAAGGAACAGCCATGAGCAGGCTGGACGGGCTCTTTATGTAGGCCTTAGAAACGAAGAGCATCAAGTCTAGGGTAATCGGCATGCCGCAAGGGGTGAATGGTACGGTTACGGTGCCAGTGTCACAGCAGtgagcaggaacaggaactcGAATCATGAACCGTCTGGCCTCGGTCACGGGGCAAGTCTCGGTTCTAGGTAGGACAAAAGGGAACGTTTTCATGTAAGGGTCGATTCGCCGTGCTATGGAAACTGGACGGGCTCGGCTTCGGATTCCTCAAAGATTGGACTCTCCTGTACGGAGAGGTTAATATTCCATAAAGGAAGTCTAAAAAAGCAAAGGCAGGTTGAAGTTTCCTTCGGCTGAAGTGGCGAATTTATttgaagggaaaagaaagcgTCAACTGCGAATTGGGTAGCCAGACAAGATATCCGCAAAAGAACCAGCGCAGCCAAAACCGGCCCAATCCCACTACGTGGATAGGCCAGGGGCGATGCAGGTCAAAGGATAACTGAAAACGGGGCCGAGTCATTCTCGACACTCTGAGGACCGAGTGAGGCGAGGGGGTATCCAGCTCGCCGAGACGAAAGTCTAGACGGCCAGGGGGCAAAAGTATGCAGCAGCTAAGCAGCCACTTTTGCGCCCTGGAAGTCAAGCCGCCCTCTTGAGGAAcgttgagcttgagaataCGAGGATAATATCAGCGATCACAAAGGCCAAGGATGTCATCAGAATAAGCGTCGGCTGAGCTTGCCAATATGCTCCTCCTGCTTGTCGGGAGGTCAAGCTTGCCCAAGGGATCTTGGATGTCGCCATGGCGGGCGGGATGATGGCTCATCAGCAGTTAAAATGGCGACATTGAGGTTAATTGCGAGCATGAATCCTTCCAGAAGCCCAAGATGGTGTTTGACCCGGCGTCGTGGGGGGCTCAGATGTTAGATTGGATGCTGCAATGCACCGTGTGACAGGACTCCGCGGGTCTGGGTTGTTGGATGGCGTTCATCAGCTGGTCAAGGTGATCTCATGGCCGCGCGAGATCGTGAAGAAAGAGACTGAGGTGCAAAAGCTCCATCGTATCCAGGTCGATCAGCCAGGGTCTACGCTGTATGGATGTCGAGAGCTGTCAAATCTGTCATACATGAGGCATCGGCGATagtcttcttttttttcttctagaagctggagatctcACGGTGATCCAGGTGTCCCTGAAATGCTTTTTCCGTTTCTTGGATATGTTTTGTGGGCATGCGGGTTGGTGGACTCGATGCAGGCCAGGCCACGCTGATGACGCGATTTTACTATTGATGATGTGACCGGCGGGGAGAGAGCCAAGGTTCCTGATTCCTGCAGTCGCAGCTTGGCAGCACTCTTGTAAATTCAATCTCGAGTATCAAGCCACTTATCGATCGCCTACCATCAACCATCTCCGATGCATTTCCGTTGTGCAGCATAATGGGCGGCACCTAACTTTCAAGGGGAGGTTGAAGTCGTCGTCGTAATTGATGCCAGATCGGGAATAGCATGCCAAGCCGAAGAGATTAGTCATCCCACAGCGTAGACTAAGTTAGTGGAACGAACTCAGCCTCTAAATGCACACTTGCTGTACCTTGTATTGACTAGCGTAGTTTAATTCTACTGTACTTTCACTCTAGTTTCTTGATGTAATAGAGATCATCCACGAATACGTGCTGGCGTGTCAGTGGAAGCTGTTTTTCCTCTAGTCAACATCATCTTATCGTCTTGGATCTGATTCTTCCATTTTTTCCCCACACGTGGAGCCAGAGCTTTCACCATCACTGTGGCCGATGGCGTGTTCTCCTGGCCGTCCCATTGGCTGGATGCACCCCAGAAGTGGCTGATTGGTGGATTGCTTGTCCTGGATAAGCGGTCGCAAGCGGCAGTATCAGGCCTGTTTCAACACCGGCAATGtctctttttgcttttccttcctcaacGGACTGCAGGAATCCATCAAATTTGTCCAGCTTTGATTGATTTTCATCGAAATGACATTGGATTTACCTTCTCTAGGCCATTGATATCGATATCGCAAGCCAAGAGGCAGTTCCTGGCCAGATCCTGAACCAGATACCGCGCGACCATGGACTGGCTGAGCATCCAGACCCGAGCGGCGAAAAGCCACTAAACCGTCTTAAACTGGCCAACTGGGCCCCATTACGCCAGCTGCCTCGACAAGCTTAAACCGCCGCCGGCCAGTGCGAGGGCACGCTTGCCGACCGCTGACGATcgcttctggctctgccgctctgcttctcctcccccttcgggcttgctttttctgctgcATGGTGCGGGCCTGTGTGACGATGCAGCGGGCCCTCTGACTGCTCTCGTGCAGTGCAGGCCCCCCCACAGTCGGCCGTCTCGAAAGATCGCCTCAAAGCctaaaataataataatcagCCAGAAGACATAAAACTTTCTTCCAAGCTCAGCTTTCGCCTGCtggtttttctttttccattcCCATCAGACTGGTAGCCTGACATTGGCACggcctccttctcccctcgactccttcttcctcaccaATACCCTCTGCCTTACCTCTCCATCCCGGTGCCCTGCCAGCCATTCATCCAATACCCTCTTCTCCTGGTTGGCGCTATATTTGCTCTTGTACTTGGCTTTACGAGATCCGTGGGGGATCTGAACTCGCACTCACAGCTCTCAATCACGACATTCTTGGTCCGTCTTGGTTCATTTAAAAAGCTGTGCCATCCCATCCTTTAGACCGTCCGACATGGCTAGCCAGTTCGCTTAAATCAACTGAATTATCCGACTCAGCTGTGTTATCGCGATTCACCATCTATTTGCATTTTGTCGTCAAGACCCCGGTGGTCTGCCTTTTTTTATATACCTCCCGTCTCCACCCTGCATATCTTCAGTTTTTGGATTACACCAACGCACCATGCCTGGAGATATACCCACAAAGGTCGGCCATGGGCTGGCCAAGGTCCTACGCCTGAAGCTGCCGGAGAAGCCGCAGCCCGATGCCGTCACCCGCGGCGAGTCGACGTTCTCTGTCGGCACCTTTGACACCTATTCCTAcgtcgagcccgagcccACCGCGGCCGAATGGTTCGCCGAAATCACTCCATCGTGGAAGGAAATCGGCCTCTACTTTTACAGGCTGTTCCCGTTCCTGTCCTGGATCACCCGGTACAACACGACGTGGCTCATAGGAGACTTGGTCGCCGGTATCACGGTTGGCGCCGTCGTTGTTCCCCAGGGTATGGCATACGCTCAGCTCGCTCAGCTGCCCGTAGAGTACGGTCTATACTCGTCCTTCATGGGAGTGCTGATCTACTGGTTCTTTGCAACCTCCAAGGATATCACCATTGGCGTACGTACGACTCTCCATTTTTGATTGCTGTAACTAACTCGGTTAGCCTGTTGCTGTCATGTCTACTTTGGTCGGAAACATCGTTACGGAAGCCGCAGAGACTCTTCCTGATGTCGAGCCGCACGTTATTGCATCTTGCTTAGCTGTCATCTGCGGTGGAATTGTCACCTTTATGGGTCTGGCCCGTCTTGGATTTATCGTCGACTTCATCCCTCTCCCAGCTATCACAGCTTTCATGACCGGCTCAGCAATCAACATCTGTTCCGGCCAGGTTTCTACCATGCTTGGCGAGACTGACAAAGTCAACACCCGAGGCGCCACCTACAACACTATTATCCAAACGCTTAGGGCCCTTCCATCTTCCACCCTCGATGCTGCCATGGGCGTCACCGCTTGCGCCATGCTGTATATCATCCGTTTTGCTTGCAACACGGCCGCCAAAAAACAGCCCCATCGCGCTAAGATGTGGTTCTTCATCTCTACTCTGCGCACTGTGTTTGTCATCTTATTCTACACCATGATCAGCGCTGCCACCAACCTTCACCGGAGAGACAACCCGGCATTCAAAGTCCTTGGAACCGTGCCTCGAGGTTTCAAGCATGCTGCCGTCCCCACTGTCAATGCTGAAATTATCAAGACATTTGCCAGTGAATTGCCCGCCGCCGTGATCGTTCTCCTGATTGAACACATTGCCATCTCGAAGTCCTTTGGACGTGTTAACAATTACACGATCGACCCGTCTCAGGAACTGGTGGCCATTGGCGTGACCAACCTGCTCGGCCCATTCCTCGGCGGCTACCCAGCTACTGGATCTTTTTCGCGAACTGCAATTAAATCCAAGGCAGGTGTTCGGACCCCGCTGGCCGGTGTCATCACTGCCGTTGttgtcctcctcgccatctaCGCTCTGCCGGCTCTTTTCTGGTACATCCCCAAGGCTTCCCTGGCTGGTGTCATCATCCACGCAGTCGGTGACTTGATCACCCCTCCCAATGTTGTCTACCAGTTCTACCGCGTTTCACCATTGGACTGTGTGATCTTCTTTGTTGGTGTCATTGTCACTGTTTTCACCTCGATTGAGATTGGTGTCTACTGTACCGTGTGCATATCCGTGGCAGTGCTCTTGTTCCGCGTGGCCAAGGCCCGCGGTGAGTTCCTCGGCCGTGTCACTATCCATTCCGTCGTTGGCGACCACGTTTTGGAAGAGTCCAAGCCTGGCCTCGGCGATGCCGACCGCACGCGttccatcttcctccccCTCAACCACGCCGATGGGTCTAACCCagagattgagattgagCAGCCGTACCCTGGTATCTTTATTTACCGCTTTTCTGAAGGCTTCAACTACCCGAATGCCAACCACTACACCGATTATCTTGTCGAGACTATTTTCCAGAAAACCCGCCGAACCAATCCCTTCACGTACAGCAACCCCGGTGACCGCCCGTGGAACAACCCAGGGCCCCGCAAGGGcaaacaggaagaagatCGGTCTCATCTTCCGACTCTCCGAGCGGTCATCCTCGATTTCTCTTCTGTTAACAACGTTGATGTCACTTCTGTCCAGAATCTGATTGACGTTCGCAACCAGCTCGACATTTATGCATCTCCCCACACTGTCCAATGGCACTTTGCGCACGTTAAGAACCGCTGGACCAAGCGTGCccttgctgctgccggcTTCGGCTACCCAACTCCCCAATCCGAAGATGGTTTCCACCGCTGGAAGCCAATCTTCAGCGTTACCGAGATTGAGGGCCAGTCATCGGCTGCTGCTCACGCGGAGATCGTCGCCAATGAGAACACCCGCCAGGCTAGCTCTCATGGCCACGACCTCGAAAGCGGAATCAAGAACCCTTCACACACTGCAGAGCGCGAAACGCACGGCATTGAGGAGTCGTCCAACTCTAGTATTGGTGAGGACGACAAGCTGCAGCGCGATCTGAAGGACAGCAAGGCGTACCAGAATCGGCGTAAAATGGCTGTGGTGCAGGGCGTCAACCTACCATTCTTTCATATCGACATCACCAGTGCGTTGGAGAGCGCGTTGGCCAACTCGCAGGAGGAGCCTGCTGATGTCTCAAGCGATTGATTGTGATCTCCCTGGATGGAGGCTGTTTTGATTTTTCAACTTCTATTCCCTTCCTGTTATGCTTTTGAGCGAGTGATTGTCTTTGATTATCTACTCTTAATCTTGATCCACTGATCGCATACCGTCGCTACGTATACCCCACAGTTAGCTGTCGATCATGTATGTATATAGATTTTGATTCGATGCAATGCATCTATTTGCCATGCACCAGATAATAAGTATTGCCGTGCCTCGATAGTAACTACTGTGAACTTATAAATAATGCTCATTGCCAAGCCGGAGCCAGTCAACTCCCGCTAAAGCTTTAGACGCAATTCCTAGCCCTAAGTCAGTAATCTTGTAAAGATTAATAATgccctcttctttctcgtcCCTAGGTTCGCTCACTAAACTTATCCTTAGCTAACTAGATTATTAGATGAGCTCTTAAAATAGACGGTTTCAGCGAAAATATCTGGAATCATTGTTCTTGCTCCCCTCTCCGTGTGGACACCTCTTGAGAACTAGCTCACTCATCATATTGCTATCGGACTATTCAAGCAATGCTACGCCCCATTCCGCCTATCTCTGATTGAAAGATAGATATATGCCTAAAATAAATGGAATAAACTAACTCAAATGTCAGAAAATATGTGATCATTAGCTGAGCTGGCAATGTGAACCAAGCAGTCAGTCCCTGTCACAGCTCACTCAGCTGCGGTCGTTTCAgccggctgaagaggaagagatggaagagaagttcgCGAAATTTGTTGGGTTCCTCGCCTGGGGATCTGGCGAAAAAGTACTGCTCGTTAAGGGTGTCCAACAGCAATCatggaaggaaagagaagacgaagaagacgataacagaagaaagaaaagggaagaaagctTTGGCCGATCTCTACTCGAATCAAGATTTATGACAAGAAAGGTGCCGGcagggaggaggaaagaagacATACACAAACcgacgaaggaggagaatgGATGCCCGGGTCTTGGTGGTAGAGCATCCGTACTAATGGTCAGAACTACATAAAGCATTTACAGAGCTGCAAATGAATACCTGACTAGGTTGAGGCTTTTTTGCGACTTTAAGAACATATACTGTGAGGAGGCATGAGAATAGCTTGCACTCAACTCAATTCAAAAACCCAGGATGAACTCGCGGTCTAACAATAACCTGCTTAAGCGTCTTACAAATCAACGGCGATTCACAGCTTGCCTAACAATTAGTAATTAGCATGGCAGGTCTGAATTTCTGACGTCGGAACCTGCTCAACTTCAGCATTGTAGTTCAGATGCGTATGCTAGTACGTAGATGCTAATACATTGTGTATCGAAGGTCGAATCAGCCTTGAGTCCGCTTTGACACCTTAATTCATAGACCTCTTCAGCCCTTGCTATACCtatcctccatcatcgtACACAGGaatctcgctctcttcaCCAAACAGATTGAATAGTTGAATAAATAGTGAATAAGCATGCTTCTCTCACGACATTGGTCTCATGAATCCTGCTCCCTGGAGAGAAATCTGCCTTCAATACTGGATGTTTACCACAATCCACACATTAATTATAGAACTTTAGCTACCACGACAACCATAACCCTAGATCAGTGTGCGAGAAAAGGTTGAGAAATTGTACAATGCGTTATCTCCAGTGTCCGAACCCGCACGCCTAGAGCTCATGACAACAAATCcagattgaggaagagaaatgcGGAACTCGACATTCACGTAGCCTTGCCGTGACTTCTGAGCCACATCTTTATTAACCTTTGGAACCTAATCCAGCGGAGTGTCATTTTGCCAAATTTGTTCTGGATATGCTGTTTGTTTGCAGTGGATAATGATCTTACTGAGGTCGCCCATTCACTCGACCGCATTCTAGCAACTTGAAAACATCTTTGTAAGTAGTGATAGAACCTGCACTTCAGGTCTATATCCAGTTACTTAGATTACATCTTATATCACATTAACTTGAATCGAGGCCCAAACCGTATCCGCCGTCTCCGTTTTCTCCGTCTGGATATTACTGCTCTTACTGCCTCAATAGACTAAACAAGCCCAGACAATCCAGGACCAGAAGCTCTGACATGGGTATGTACATTTCAATAGAGAGAAATGGCCTGTTAGCATGGATTTGGGAATCAGAATGCCTTGTAAAGATCCTGTACAGCTACGCCGAGCATCAGATTCTCCCAACCGATCCCCTGCGATTTAGCCGCCCGCCACAGCCACGGCGGAGCTTTGGGTTCTTGATTCGCAAGACGTTGTAGCCCTTCAAAGCATTCCAGCAAAGTTGGTAGGGTTCGCTTAGAGTACAGCTGGTCACAGTCAAGGCGACATCTGCGCCAGAAAGTACCTCACTGACGGTTAACCATAGCTTATTCTGCAGTTGGGTAATGCTGCTCTGATGATGTACACTTGACAAGACTTTAATTCAAGCCGACAATCGTCAAAAGAGAACCAAAGCCGATTCGAGGCTTGTCAGGCGCCTTGACAATGCCAGAGGGATTTGGTTCGACGGGGAAGAGTCTTAGGGCTCCGTAACTTACATACTGTCTTGTATTTTTGCAAAATTTCAGCAAACTTGCAAATTTGCATGAGCGGAATGCCACCAATTGCACGCTTGATTCTCCGCAGCCCGTCGATCCATCAATACCCTAGGTTCCTGTTTCATCCCCAGGTTGGCAATGGAGCTTGAAAAGTTCAAACCCTGGAGAGATAGCCATTCAGAACACATCCCAGTGCCTCTTACAAGCCGGCAAAATATAATCATTATATTGCTCATCCTGTTTTCTCACTACCATCATTGGTATTGGCGCTGCCGCCGCCCAACTGACCGATGGAGCTTGCTCGCCGTATGCCACAAACACCACCAGCGGGCCCCTAACAGTCTTCCAACATCCAAGTCTCTCCATAGCTTCCTTCATTCTGCTCGTGGCTGGAACTCCTGGGGCATCCAGGCAACGCCAAACACAATACCCAGCTACCCAAAGGAAGAGCTGGGTAGGGTATTAAACCAGAAGTTCATTATTTCGCAATGCACCATGCTCACTGATCCCGCCACTCAGGACGCAGGGTATGACTTGtgcagcctggatggcgGGTGATACAGCTCTATAACAGACAAGTTTGGTTGTATCACATACAACGCGAGCCTCTTCGATATATCCGCTTTGAGTAGGTATCTCCATGGCAAAGGGCTCCGTATGGGATTGTACAGCCAGCCAGGCACGCCGTGCAAAGCTCGTCCACGGTACCAACGTCACCGTGGGGTCGGCGTTCATCGACCATGTCGACAAGAATAATAACTGCTATTTCGACTATGAGAACCCAAACACACAGCTGTACCGCGAGCTGATCACTCTCTGGGTATCCTGAGGCGTCGACATGATCAAGCTCGACTATGTGACGCCGGGCTCAACTTTCCAGGATACATGCATGCCCGGGAACCTGAATGCTTCAGCAA is a window of Aspergillus nidulans FGSC A4 chromosome VI DNA encoding:
- a CDS encoding uncharacterized protein (transcript_id=CADANIAT00010384); the protein is MVDERRPHGDVGTVDELCTACLAGCTIPYGALCHGDTYSKRIYRRGSRCCTSHTLRPEWRDQ
- a CDS encoding sulfate permease sB (transcript_id=CADANIAT00010383) gives rise to the protein MPGDIPTKVGHGLAKVLRLKLPEKPQPDAVTRGESTFSVGTFDTYSYVEPEPTAAEWFAEITPSWKEIGLYFYRLFPFLSWITRYNTTWLIGDLVAGITVGAVVVPQGMAYAQLAQLPVEYGLYSSFMGVLIYWFFATSKDITIGPVAVMSTLVGNIVTEAAETLPDVEPHVIASCLAVICGGIVTFMGLARLGFIVDFIPLPAITAFMTGSAINICSGQVSTMLGETDKVNTRGATYNTIIQTLRALPSSTLDAAMGVTACAMLYIIRFACNTAAKKQPHRAKMWFFISTLRTVFVILFYTMISAATNLHRRDNPAFKVLGTVPRGFKHAAVPTVNAEIIKTFASELPAAVIVLLIEHIAISKSFGRVNNYTIDPSQELVAIGVTNLLGPFLGGYPATGSFSRTAIKSKAGVRTPLAGVITAVVVLLAIYALPALFWYIPKASLAGVIIHAVGDLITPPNVVYQFYRVSPLDCVIFFVGVIVTVFTSIEIGVYCTVCISVAVLLFRVAKARGEFLGRVTIHSVVGDHVLEESKPGLGDADRTRSIFLPLNHADGSNPEIEIEQPYPGIFIYRFSEGFNYPNANHYTDYLVETIFQKTRRTNPFTYSNPGDRPWNNPGPRKGKQEEDRSHLPTLRAVILDFSSVNNVDVTSVQNLIDVRNQLDIYASPHTVQWHFAHVKNRWTKRALAAAGFGYPTPQSEDGFHRWKPIFSVTEIEGQSSAAAHAEIVANENTRQASSHGHDLESGIKNPSHTAERETHGIEESSNSSIGEDDKLQRDLKDSKAYQNRRKMAVVQGVNLPFFHIDITSALESALANSQEEPADVSSD